A region of the Lagopus muta isolate bLagMut1 chromosome 2, bLagMut1 primary, whole genome shotgun sequence genome:
AAGCAACGATAAAAGGCAGTGATCTGATTCATCTGTCAAGAgccccaaaatacaaaaatgtctGCAAACACGACAAGCCACGCATTTGTAACTTCATTTACAGTGCTTTTACTCAACTGCTGCTCTGTCCTGAGCGGAATTGAGCCCCAGTTCTTGGAACAAAACGAAGCACGTAGGAAAGCAAATATGTTTATTTCAGTCTGCTGAGTGTTTGCTAACCGCAGCGTGTCAGTGCTTTATGACTTTGATAACTTTACTCTGCTTTGGTCTTCCTTGTGTAACTGATCTTAGCAATTGAGTCTCATTATCACATATCTTTGGAAACTAAACAGAGTGAACCACACCACTGACAGCTGACGGGCCATTACCAGGCTCTTTACAAGGAAGGAGGCAGTGGGCAGCCCTGCATTTTTCAGGGTTTGTTAGTGTGGTCTCAAACTTCAGCACTTATCTCAAAACAGGGTGATGTCTCCCATCTGGATGATAAGCCCACATGCCGATCAGACAACCTCGTGACAGCCACTCCGGGAGGTTCAAAGGCCTCTATAGAAGCAGTGTGACAGCTCAAAGCAAACCTCTGTGTGGAGCATTCAGACACAGGATGAATCCCCAGTGTGACACAACAAATCTCTTGAGCGCCTGCTTTTGGAGAATGCCCCAAAGCATCTTCTCCAAGAAGACCTCTCTGCTTTATGGGTAAGACAGCACTGATGCTTTCTCTTACCTGAAGCTTCCCAACCAGCCATGTGGGAAAGCAAGGtccagaaagaaatgaacttAATACCTAAAAATATGCTTACCTAAAATATAAGATACTCCATAagcaaaaagtttttttttttgtaaatgggAGGTAGCAGAGATTCTAGAGAAATGTGCTTCCATACGAAAGGTACACAAACACCATAGTGATGGGCATCACCATGtataaacaaaacagatgctTGGCCAGCAAGATTTCCACTCTGAAGAAGAACTAAATTCTCCTTTAGGCTCATGCAGATCACGGGAATCCTCATGGGAAACCCAGGGATACAATTTCTCCGTGTATCTCTGCTGCCACAGACCTCTACCCATCCACAGTGCCCATGTCACCACTGTGGGGTTGTTCCCCCCTCCTCAGGGCTGCCCCAGGACTCACCACTCGGGGCTTCTGCTGGTCCAGAGTCTGCAGAAAGGCAGGTGCCTGGTCCAGGGTGCGCTCAGGGTCACTGGAGATGTCCTCCTCAGACTCTTCCCAGGATGATGAGAAGCCAGTGGAAGAGGCTGATGATGAGGACAGCTTCCGGAcaggcaggctgctgggaggcacggctcctgcctcctcctccGGGCCTCCCAGGTCTGTGATGATGACGGCAGGGATGCTACCACCAATGACTGGGTACTGGCCCTCCTGTCCTGAGGTGGCCATCACCACCTCACCTCGCTGCGGGCTGGGATCTGATGGCTCCATCCCTACCACCTGCCCCTCCATCACCACGAGGCCCGCAGTGCTCGGCTGATCCTGGGCCCTACCAGCGTCTGGATTCTTGCTCTCCCCATAGGCCCGTGGCCAGGGTCCTGTGCCAAGCCCCATCATCGGCACCGTGGGGCTGGCAGGCCGGGATGAGGATGGCCGGGGTGAAGAAGGCCGAGGCGAGGATGGCCGAGGTGAGGATGGCTGGGGCGAAGACGGCCGAGGAGAGGATGGCAGGGGGTTCCACAGCGAGTGGGCcccagagctgtgtgcctgGATGTGTGCCTCGAAGAGCCCCACTTTCTGGTTCACCTGAACATTGTGCAGCTCTCGCTGCAGGCGCCGTGCCGCAGGGGAGCCTGGTGGCCTATCTCCTCCCCGACTGCCCCGCCGGCCCCCAGGGCTGCCCAGCTGCGGAGGGGGCTCCTCAGGTGGAGGGAAAAGGAACGCGGAGCTGAGGCgtggggagcggggcggcgcAATGGTTGGGCTGAAGGCAGGGAGcgggcagcagctgccagctgtcTCGGGGGTCCTGGGCAGCGCTTGCCTGGAGGGAGGTGGTGTCTTGCTCCCGCTGCTTTTCACCTCACTACTGCTATTCATCATCACCAAGCTATTGAGCGCATAGCAGTACACAGCCATAGTAGTCAGCCGGGGCGCACAGGCAGGCTGCCGCCTCGGCACTCAGGCTCAGCGGGGCTGCCGGGGCTCTCTCCACACCAGGATCAGCAGCATcgccagggagcagcaggggagCTGGGCTGGTTCTGGTCCGCAGCTCCATAAAACGGGATGCCtacagagagggagagggaaaaatgagaggGACTATGTGCACAGCgggcagccattccagcaaCAGAGTTAGGGAGCGGGGGCCAAACCAGTGGGAGCTGAAAGTTGGAAGCTTCTGAGTGCTTGTTCCAAAAGCTGACATTTTTGGAGGGAAGCGAAAAAGTCCAAAC
Encoded here:
- the LOC125689525 gene encoding inositol-trisphosphate 3-kinase B-like; this encodes MAVYCYALNSLVMMNSSSEVKSSGSKTPPPSRQALPRTPETAGSCCPLPAFSPTIAPPRSPRLSSAFLFPPPEEPPPQLGSPGGRRGSRGGDRPPGSPAARRLQRELHNVQVNQKVGLFEAHIQAHSSGAHSLWNPLPSSPRPSSPQPSSPRPSSPRPSSPRPSSSRPASPTVPMMGLGTGPWPRAYGESKNPDAGRAQDQPSTAGLVVMEGQVVGMEPSDPSPQRGEVVMATSGQEGQYPVIGGSIPAVIITDLGGPEEEAGAVPPSSLPVRKLSSSSASSTGFSSSWEESEEDISSDPERTLDQAPAFLQTLDQQKPRVSKSWRKIKNMVHWSPFVMSFKKKYPWIQLAGHAGSFKAAANGRILKKHCESEQRCLDRLMNDVLKPYVPAYHGDVMKDGERYNQMEDLLAEFDSPCVMDCKMGVRTYLEEELIKARKKPSLRKDMYQKMIEVDPDAPTEEENVLRAVTKPRYMQWRETISSTATLGFRIEGIKKEDGTVNRDFKKTRTKEQVTEAFREFTRGNHNVLNSYLNRLKGIRATLETSPFFKCHEVIGSSLLFIHDKKEQAKVWMIDFGKTTPLPEGQVLQHNVPWVEGNREDGYLWGLDNLIQILTDLSQSEDLH